Proteins from a genomic interval of Gadus macrocephalus chromosome 2, ASM3116895v1:
- the rrn3 gene encoding RNA polymerase I-specific transcription initiation factor RRN3, translating into MEIDGRDFLNTPPTKTVRFGGSVVATLAKYKQGDLQQYELLKHQLSDPDIKDGQIINWLQEFRSCVTLLGKDHEHLIHTILRLPWLGRSPAVIEEYLAFLGNLVSAQTVFLCACLKMVVSHFIPKRVQICEGGVDISDSDDDEDENLARTFGHCHQALQVILRYVPSTSHFLVPILNEKFPFVQKSSRTLECYVHNLLRVTVYIPTIQRDVLEIVIGKMLKIDVSAPRASIEEAEERSMQHRSELTEEGLFDMDEDEPGEQGSGLTAHPMAEKLDSLMMVTMSYIRDSCLPKGALDVERTKELFRDLLSIFDKLILPTHASCHVQYTLFYLCSFRVALAEAFLEHLWKVFQNPSFAPVLRQAAAGYIGSLLARASFLPVVTVRACVDLLVQWIHGYIDSLDAGGRQACCDVTLHGPFYTACQAVFYALIFRHRAILEVNMKKGLAYLQGLNLERVVMCQLNPLNVCLPAVINLFAAFTRKYQVAFCYTVIEKNNRQMLPVVRSSNAGGSVATNTNPLDSFFPFDPYLLKRSSSVIQPLYQVWEAEDSEEGVAQRETLRSMDEEDDFLNKETPHSDPRIMGMTPGSYDRAFPCSPCSVGSPPVGFP; encoded by the exons ATGGAGATCGATGGCCGGGATTTCCTGAACACCCCTCCTACGAAGACCGTACGGTTCGGAGGGAGTGTTGTTGCTACGTTAGCTAAATACAAACAG GGAGACTTGCAACAGTACGAACTGCTGAAGCACCAGTTGTCAGATCCAGATATCAAG GATGGGCAGATCATAAATTGGCTTCAAGAGTTTCGTAGTTGTGTGACATTGCTCGGCAAGGACCATGAACATCTTATCCACACAATTTTG AGGTTGCCCTGGCTGGGCCGTAGTCCTGCCGTCATAGAGGAGTACCTCGCCTTCCTGGGGAACCTGGTGTCGGCCCAAACAGTCTTCCTCTGTGCTTGCCTCAAAATGGTTGTTTCCCACTTCATTCCCA AGAGAGTTCAAATCTGTGAAGGAGGTGTGGACATCTCGGATTCAGACGACGATGAAGATGAAA ACCTTGCCAGGACCTTCGGCCACTGCCACCAGGCCCTACAGGTCATCCTCAGATACGTCCCGTC CACGAGTCACTTCCTGGTGCCCATTTTAAATGAGAAGTTCCCGTTCGtgcagaagtcctccagaacctTG GAGTGTTATGTCCACAACCTTCTGAGGGTGACTGTGTACATCCCAACCATTCAGAGAGATGTCTTGGAAATTGTCATTGGAAAGATGCTGAAAATAGAC GTGAGTGCACCACGGGCATCGAtcgaggaggcagaggagaggagcatgCAGCACCGGAGCGAGCTCACCGAGGAAGGACTCTTCGACATG GACGAGGACGAGCCTGGAGAGCAGGGCTCGGGGCTGACCGCCCACCCCATGGCCGAGAAGCTGGACTCCCTGATGATGGTGACCATGAGCTACATCAGGGACAGCTGCCTGCCAAAgg GCGCGCTGGATGTGGAGAGGACCAAGGAGCTGTTCAGAGACCTGTTGTCCATCTTTGACAAGCTCATCCTGCCCACGCACGCCTCCTGCCACGTGCAGTACACCCTCTTCTACCTCTGCAGCTTCAGGGTG GCGCTGGCCGAGGCCTTCCTGGAGCACTTGTGGAAGGTGTTCCAGAACCCGTCCTTCGCCCCCGTGCTGCGGCAGGCGGCAGCGGGCTACATCGGCAGCCTCCTGGCCCGGGCCAGCTTCCTGCCCGTGGT CACGGTCCGAGCGTGCGTGGACCTCCTGGTGCAGTGGATCCACGGCTACATCGACAGCCTGGATGCCGGCGGCCGACAGGCCTGCTGCGACGTCACCCTGCACGGGCCCTTCTACACGGCGTGCCAGGCCGTGTTCTACGCACTCATCTTCAGGCACCGCGCCATCCTGGAGGTCAACATGAAGAAAG GTCTGGCCTATCTTCAGGGTCTGAACCTTGAGCGTGTTGTGATGTGTCAGCTGAACCCGCTTAACGTCTGCCTGCCGGCCGTCATCAACCTCTTCGCTGCCTTCACCAG GAAGTACCAGGTGGCGTTCTGCTACACGGTCATAGAGAAGAACAACCGCCAGATGCTGCCGGTGGTCCGCAGCTCCAACGCGGGGGGCTCGGTGGCCACCAACACCAACCCCCTGGACAGCTTCTTCCCCTtcgacccctacctgctcaagAG GTCCAGTAGTGTCATCCAGCCCCTGTACCAGGTGTGGGAGGCGGAGGACTCGGAGGAGGGTGTCGCCCAGCGGGAGACACTG CGATCGATGGACGAAGAGGACGACTTCCTCAACAAGGAGACCCCCCACTCGGACCCCCGGATCATGGGCATGACCCCTGGCTCCTACGACCGGGCCTTCCCCTGCAGCCCCTGCAGTGTGGGCTCCCCGCCCGTGGGCTTTCCCTGA